One region of Mycobacterium riyadhense genomic DNA includes:
- a CDS encoding PE family protein: MSFLFTQPQVLVAAAADLAGIGSTINAATVAAATPTTGMLAAGADEISATIAAIFGAHGQRYQAMSAQAAALHSQFVQALNAAGAAYASAEAANALPL; the protein is encoded by the coding sequence ATGTCGTTTTTGTTTACACAGCCGCAGGTGCTGGTAGCCGCGGCGGCGGATTTGGCCGGTATTGGGTCGACCATCAACGCAGCCACCGTGGCCGCGGCAACGCCCACGACGGGAATGCTGGCCGCGGGCGCAGACGAGATCTCGGCCACCATAGCGGCCATCTTCGGGGCGCACGGTCAGCGGTATCAAGCGATGAGCGCTCAGGCGGCCGCGCTACACAGTCAGTTCGTGCAAGCGCTGAATGCGGCTGGGGCAGCGTATGCCAGCGCTGAAGCCGCCAACGCACTGCCGCTGTAA
- a CDS encoding phosphotransferase family protein yields the protein MPVDLDAVAAWMSEQGLGEGPLDDVAAVTGGTQNVMLRFTRSGRSYVLRRGPQHLRARSNTVILRETRVLAALAGSDVPHPHLIATCADPSVLGDAVFYLMEPVDGFNAGEGLPPLHAGNPSVRFQMGLSMADALAKLGAVDYVAVGLADFGKPEGFLERQVPRWLSELESYQEYDGYPGPEIPGIAQVSEWLERHRPTAWTPGIMHGDYHAANVMFSRTGPEVVAIVDWEMCTIGDPLLDLGWLLATWRQPDGSSVFSHALGGQDGLASTDDLLQRYSQNTTRDLSHITWYTVLACFKLGIVIEGTLARACAGKAEKEVGDQLHAATVHLFERALNLIENQP from the coding sequence ATGCCCGTGGACCTGGACGCCGTTGCCGCATGGATGTCCGAGCAGGGACTGGGCGAGGGTCCCCTGGACGACGTCGCCGCGGTGACCGGCGGAACGCAGAACGTCATGCTGCGATTCACCAGATCCGGCAGATCCTACGTGCTGCGCCGGGGCCCGCAGCACCTGCGGGCACGCAGCAACACGGTGATCTTGCGGGAGACCCGGGTGCTGGCGGCGCTTGCCGGTTCGGACGTGCCGCATCCGCACCTGATTGCCACCTGCGCCGACCCCAGCGTGCTCGGTGATGCCGTGTTCTACCTAATGGAGCCCGTCGACGGATTCAACGCCGGCGAAGGCCTACCACCCCTGCACGCGGGCAACCCCAGCGTGCGATTCCAGATGGGGCTGTCCATGGCCGACGCCCTGGCCAAGCTCGGTGCCGTCGACTATGTCGCCGTCGGTCTCGCCGACTTTGGCAAACCGGAAGGCTTCCTGGAACGCCAGGTGCCGCGCTGGCTTTCCGAACTGGAGTCCTATCAGGAGTACGACGGCTACCCGGGGCCCGAGATCCCGGGCATCGCGCAGGTGTCCGAGTGGCTAGAGCGTCATCGACCAACCGCCTGGACGCCAGGCATCATGCACGGCGATTACCACGCCGCCAACGTGATGTTCTCGCGCACCGGGCCGGAAGTGGTCGCCATTGTCGACTGGGAAATGTGCACGATCGGCGACCCGCTGCTGGATCTGGGCTGGCTGCTGGCCACCTGGCGCCAGCCCGACGGCTCCAGTGTGTTCAGCCACGCCCTTGGTGGACAGGATGGCTTGGCCAGCACCGACGACCTGCTGCAGCGGTACTCGCAAAACACCACCCGCGACTTGTCGCACATCACCTGGTACACCGTGCTGGCATGTTTCAAGCTCGGCATCGTGATCGAGGGCACGTTGGCCCGGGCCTGCGCGGGCAAAGCCGAGAAGGAAGTCGGTGACCAACTCCACGCGGCCACGGTGCACTTGTTCGAAAGAGCGCTGAACCTTATCGAGAACCAGCCCTAA
- a CDS encoding class I SAM-dependent methyltransferase, which produces MPRTDNDSWDITQSVGATALGVAAARAAETESDNPLISDPFARVFVDAAGDGMWSMFANPELLAGATDIEPEVRARVQLMIDFMATRTAFFDEFFLHAADAGVRQVVILASGLDSRAWRLPWPHGTVVYELDQPRVLEFKTATLRQHGAHPTSTLVSIPIDLRQDWPKALQEAGFDASRPSVWSAEGLVRYLPARAQDLLFERVNALSPAGSWLASNVPAEGFLDPDRLQRQREDMQRMRAAAARLVNTEITDYEDLWYAEERTPVADWLGDHGWSVSATTFADLMSRYGRSFPEDLEDLIPPTLFVSAQRTAA; this is translated from the coding sequence ATGCCGCGTACCGACAACGACTCCTGGGACATCACCCAGAGCGTGGGAGCCACAGCGCTGGGTGTGGCGGCCGCTCGAGCCGCGGAGACCGAGAGCGACAACCCACTCATCAGCGACCCGTTTGCGCGCGTGTTCGTCGACGCGGCGGGCGACGGGATGTGGAGCATGTTCGCCAACCCCGAGTTGCTGGCCGGCGCGACCGACATCGAACCGGAAGTGCGGGCTCGGGTACAGCTGATGATCGACTTCATGGCCACGCGCACAGCCTTTTTCGACGAGTTCTTCCTGCACGCCGCCGACGCCGGCGTGCGGCAGGTGGTGATCCTCGCGTCGGGGCTGGACTCGCGCGCGTGGCGGTTACCCTGGCCCCACGGAACCGTCGTCTACGAACTTGACCAGCCCAGGGTCCTCGAATTCAAGACCGCCACGTTGCGCCAACACGGCGCGCACCCGACCTCGACACTGGTGAGCATCCCGATCGACCTGCGGCAGGACTGGCCAAAAGCCTTGCAGGAAGCGGGGTTCGACGCGTCACGGCCCAGCGTGTGGTCGGCCGAGGGGCTGGTGCGTTATCTGCCCGCGCGGGCCCAGGATCTGTTGTTCGAACGCGTGAATGCACTCAGCCCGGCCGGCAGCTGGTTGGCTTCCAACGTTCCTGCCGAGGGTTTCCTTGACCCCGACCGGTTGCAGCGCCAACGCGAGGACATGCAGCGTATGCGTGCCGCGGCCGCCCGGCTCGTCAATACCGAGATAACGGACTACGAAGACCTCTGGTACGCGGAGGAGCGCACGCCGGTCGCCGATTGGCTGGGTGACCATGGCTGGAGTGTGTCAGCGACAACGTTCGCAGACCTGATGAGCCGCTATGGCCGCAGCTTCCCCGAGGATCTCGAAGATCTAATACCACCAACACTTTTCGTATCAGCACAGCGTACCGCCGCCTGA
- a CDS encoding nuclear transport factor 2 family protein: MTNGPPRTPQEVFAHHGKALATGDLDAIVADYADDSVVITSAGIARGKDGVRKVFVKLLDDLPNAVWDLKSQIFEGDVLFLEWAANSVLNRVDDGVDTFIFRDGAIWVQTIRYTPRATG, from the coding sequence ATGACAAATGGCCCGCCACGTACTCCGCAGGAAGTATTCGCCCACCACGGCAAGGCACTCGCCACGGGCGATCTCGACGCGATCGTCGCCGACTACGCCGACGACTCCGTGGTGATCACCTCGGCAGGGATCGCACGTGGCAAGGATGGCGTGCGGAAGGTGTTCGTCAAGCTACTCGACGATCTGCCGAATGCGGTGTGGGACTTGAAATCCCAGATCTTCGAGGGCGATGTGCTCTTTCTCGAGTGGGCCGCCAACTCGGTGCTCAACCGGGTAGACGACGGTGTCGACACCTTCATCTTCCGGGACGGCGCGATCTGGGTTCAGACGATCCGATACACCCCGCGCGCCACCGGCTGA
- a CDS encoding MmcQ/YjbR family DNA-binding protein: MADRPAQVGDVHQIAASMPHVQRLEGPKGNSIYQVGGKSFVFFRTPQPDAIDPVTGDRYTDVIMLWVESEGDKLALTQDPASPFFTTAHFDGHPSVLVRASRLAEISVTELTELIQDAWLSRASKRRATAWLAAQHP; this comes from the coding sequence ATGGCTGATCGACCCGCGCAGGTCGGCGATGTGCATCAGATCGCCGCGTCGATGCCGCACGTGCAGCGCCTGGAAGGGCCGAAGGGCAACAGCATCTATCAGGTGGGTGGCAAGTCGTTCGTGTTCTTCCGGACCCCGCAGCCGGACGCGATCGATCCGGTGACCGGCGACCGCTATACCGACGTGATCATGCTGTGGGTGGAGTCGGAAGGTGACAAGCTGGCACTGACCCAAGATCCCGCGTCGCCGTTTTTTACCACCGCCCACTTCGACGGGCATCCTTCGGTGCTCGTGCGGGCCAGTCGGTTGGCGGAAATCAGCGTCACGGAATTGACCGAACTCATTCAGGACGCATGGCTGTCCCGTGCGTCAAAGAGGCGGGCCACGGCCTGGCTGGCAGCGCAACATCCGTAA